actggtgtataatgacacccaggtcacgttgcacctccccttttcctaatcggccaccattcagataataatctgttttcctatttttgccaccaaagtggataacttcacatttatccacattaaattgcatctgccatgaatttgcccactcacccaacctatccaagtcaccctgcatcctcttagcgtcctcctcacagctaacactgccacctagcttcgtgtcatccgcaaacttggagatgctgcatttaattccctcatccaagtcattaatatatattgtaaacaactggggtcccagcactgagccttgcggtaccccactagtcaccgcctgccattctgaaaaggtcccgtttaatcccactctttgcttcctgtctgctaaccaactctccactcacaccaataccttacccccaataccgtgtgctttaagtttgcacactaatctcctgtgtgggaccttgtcaaaagccttctgaaaatccaaatataccacatccactggttctcccctatccactctaccagttacatcctcaaaaaattctatgagattcgtcagacatgattttcttttcacaaatccatgctgactttgtccgatcatttcaccgctttccaaatgtgctgttatcacatccttgataactgactccagcagtttccccaccaccgacgttaggctattAACTGTGTGTTTTCCTCATTCCATCTGCTTTTCTAGCAGATACGACGGGCCGAATGACCGAATACTGTCGCTGTAGTTGGTCCATTTTGTATTTTAGATTTCCTTCCTGCGGAATTAACCGGCAGCAGCAACTCACCACATCGGCGACAGTTCCCAGTCCACGGCGTTACCCAAAACGAACACTGGGTAGGGCAGAACGAGTTCTGATTGGTTGAACGAATTCCTTTAGCTATCCAATCAAATTATCTTACTGCATGGACGTTACTTCAAATAGCCATTGAGAAACATAGGCATCCCATCCCTCATTAGCATACACCTCTGGGCGCTGCCTATTTAATTCGTGCTCCGAGCCCGTTTTGCTTATTTGTGGTTCTGAAGCGGTCAGCTGAAATGCCTGAGACAGCGAAACCCGCTCCGAAGAAGGGCGCCAAGAAAACTCTGCCCAAACCAGCGGGTAAGGCAGGGAAGAAGCGCAAGAGGCTGAGGAAGGAGAGTTACTCCATCTACATCTACAAAGTGATGAAGCAGGTTCACCCCGATACTGGCATCTCCTCCAAGGCCATGAGCATCATGAATTCATTCGTCAACGACATCTTCGAGCGCATCGGGGGCGAGGCTTCCCGCCTGGCCCATTACAACAAGCGGTCAACCATCACCTCACGGGAGATCCAGACCGCCGTGCGCCTGCTGCTGCCCGGGGAGCTGGCCAAGCACGCCGTTTCCGAAGGGACAAAGGCGGTGACCAAGTACACCAGCTCCAAGTAAAGCTCCCCAGTGAGATGATCGGAAACACAacggctcttttaagagccactcacGATTTCACTGAGAGAGTTGTACTAGCATTTAGGCAATACATGGCGCACGTTTTATGTGTGGTGACTTTTACAGGAGCTAAAGAGCGGTTGGAATATCCGCTTCATCTTCCCTCAATAATCCTGGTGTTTAACATTCCTCCCACTCCCGTTGCTGTTTTAGCTGTGGGTTCAGGAGTTTATTAGTTGGAGTTAGGTAACTTCTCTGAATCTCATTTTAATTCGAGGCCGGAACGACTTCACGGTTCTTTCATacaacagtttttaaaaaaaaaaaattgcagactaGCCGCTGGTCACAGTTTGTCCATAACCTGCTAACGTTTACACAATGACTGGCACCGGGCAGAAGCTGAGTGTCAGATTTACTCGGTTCCTTTACGAGTTGAAAGAAATTTGAGTGCCCAGACACTCCATTATCAACTACACTTACATTAAATGTGCCCGGTTTCAGTAACAGGGGGAAATACGAAGACCCAGTCCTCAAACAGATCAGCAATGATTTAATTTCAGATTAAATTTGAACAATGAGTTTTTTTGGCGGGCTTTTTCCAATTTTCAGAGTACTTTGGGGAGGAGATGGTTACACTGCGCGCTTCTACCTTTACGGGCTCTTGATTGGTGATTAAGGCAGTTCGTCGATTGGGCCATTTCTTTTCACCAATGAAAACAAGCAGCATTAAACCAATCACAAGCATTAGTTTGCATTCTCAAAGAAGGTATAAAAATGCGAGTTGGGGCGGGGTGAACATTCCCTCACTGTCGTTGGAGCGGTTACTGTGACTTTGAAAATGTCTGGACGTGGAAAAAGCGGCGCCGGCAAAGTTCGGTCCAAGGCCAAATCTCGCTCATCTCGGGCTGGACTGCAGTTCCCGGTCGGCCGAGTTCATCGACTCCTAAGAAAGGGCAACTATGCTGAGCGGGTGGGTGCCGGAGCCCCTGTTTAtctggctgctgtgctcgagtATCTGACAGCTGAAATCCTCGAATTGGCCGGCAATGCAGCCCGGGACAATAAGAAGACCCGCATCATCCCCCGACACCTGCAGCTGGCCGTCCGCAACGACGAGGAGCTGAACAAGCTGCTAGGAGGGGTGACTATCGCTCAGGGCGGTGTGTTACCCAATATCCAGGCTGTGCTGTTGCCCAAGAAAACTGGCGGTGCCAGTAAGTGAGGCGACGTAAACTGAACCTATTTACCCAAAGGCTCTTTTCAGAGCCACTCACAGTGTCTGTGGAAGGGCTGAACAGCGGGTGATTACCGTTCGGAGTAACTCGGCTGTGTATCTGACACGGCCCCGATCGGAGGCATCCCTGGTAACGTTTTCTCTCCTTCCGTCGTGTTTCTTCCGCGAATTAAATCGGTATAAGTCTGCAGAGTACGCGGTCCGCTTCGCCCTGACTCATTTCCCGTCTCTGCTGGCTGAATGGAGCTCTCTCCCCTTGCGGGGCGGGGAAATTAACTTTCAGAGTCAGCCCCCGGAGGGTGAATTTAATCTCCGATCATTGAACGATTCCGGTCTTCATGACCTGAAACCGCGTTGTCTGGGTTTGACATTGCGGGTTGACCCTGGACCGTTCCGCTGATCGCTTCATGAGCAATTCCCACCGCCTCACAGAACAATATTGATTTGCAGCTTTACATTTATCTACAAAAGTACATTTACCATATGGAACTGACAGTATTTACTGAAAATCTCGTCCGCCTGGGTCTCTGAAATATAAATGAACATTTGCAAAGTCGGGGTCAGTTTGGTCAGATCTCCCGAGACACGGCTCCCTCTGTGAGGCGGTGGGTCGCTCTGATACAGACTTTTGTTTGTGCCAGGAAGAaaagggagggggtgggtggaTCGACAAGGAGGTTCAGTGCTGTCCTGTCTCTAATAGGAACTTCTAAATACTGATTGATAAAACTGGACACACAGAATAAATTCTGCGCCACCAACCCTTTTGCAGTGCGGCGGTCCCAGTATACATGATGCGGCAATCCCCAGGGATGTCTTCTCTAAGTACCACTGAGATGTTCTCTCtggtcaaacacatctctcccctccactccaTCGTACCTGTAGCATTTGTATTGTGAAACTGATCTGCCGGTCCTGCCCCTCCGACAATCATTTTTCTGTTGGGGATATAATATCCCAGTCTCCTGCACGGATCCATGCCCAGGGGCCATCTTCTGTTCAGAGAACAAAGGACAGTACAGGagtggccctttggcccttctctacATATTCTTGTGACTGTCTAAATTTCCTTAAATACTCCTGTGctctctgcctctgccaccacccctgacagtgcattccatgtctcCATCAATCTGTTGTCTTCACTTTCTTCCTCtgaccttaaatacatgccttcTGTGAAAAATATTACTGGCTGTCTACACCAACTATGACCACAAAATTCCACAggtttctatcaaatctctcctgagCCGACGCCACTCCAGAAGAAAAAAGTTTCAGCATGTCGAGCCTCTCCTCAGCGCACACCTCCTCCAGACATCCTGCTCCAAACCctccacatgcttcctataatgaggtgatcagaactgaacacgatactctcaatgtggcctaaccagcatTTTATAAACCTGTAACATCATGTCCTGGggcttgaactcagtgccttgccTGATGAAGGTAAAC
The sequence above is a segment of the Mobula birostris isolate sMobBir1 chromosome 28, sMobBir1.hap1, whole genome shotgun sequence genome. Coding sequences within it:
- the LOC140189307 gene encoding histone H2B 1/2-like — translated: MPETAKPAPKKGAKKTLPKPAGKAGKKRKRLRKESYSIYIYKVMKQVHPDTGISSKAMSIMNSFVNDIFERIGGEASRLAHYNKRSTITSREIQTAVRLLLPGELAKHAVSEGTKAVTKYTSSK